cagatcttatctccctgagattacagtggagtagattgaagctagtaatcctatctccctgagattacagtggagcggattaaaaccaaggatcttacagtagagtagatcgcaccaggtcttatttccctgatattacagtggaatagaccgaagattttcagatcttatctccctgagactACAGCGAAGCAGATTGCAGCtggtaatcctatctccctgagattacagtggagcggattaaaataaaggatcttatttctctgaagttacagtagagtggatcatattaaatcttatctccctaagcagtagtggagtagatcgaagatggtgaattttacctccttgtgactacagtggagtatattgaagccgataattctatctccctggttggcagtggaatagattgaagattccaGATTCTGTCCCCCTAAGGAGTAATGGAGCAGATCAACAATAACGAATCAAACCACGAATCTTGTCCCCCTGAAATTGCTGCGaagaagattaaagctacaagtcaGATTTTTCTGAAATGAAGTAAAGTGGATTGAAGCAGCAAGATACAGTGGACTGGAAcaaggctacttgaagaagacgAGCGTCAAAAGAAGTCGAGACTCGGCGAGACCAGGCAAAATTtatctttcttagtctttgctctgttatcgttacacgacaacgagcaaagaggggcagctgtacaaagCCAAATTTAACCCGGGGCCcaacaactcaaaattttagcCCAATAACAGACCTAAAAATAAACCCAACTAACCTAGCCCATTACAGAACCTGCCCAAAAACAATTCCCAAACTAAACCCACCAGCTACCAGCCCAACCCCCAAAGTCCTTTACAAACCCATACAACATAACCCAAACAAACTAAACCCAATCAGCCCCAACAAACTAAACCCAATTAACCCATTTACAAATACAACccaacaaattcatcaaaccCCATACCAGCAGACCCAAAATTAAACAGACCGAGCCCAATAACCCAATAGGCCCaacttctttaaaaaattatctgcctagggtttcagaaactGAAACCCTAGGCGCCGCATTTGATGACTTTTGGCCTTCTGCCAGCGCCGCCGTTGCCTTGCCGGACGTCCAATCGTCCACTTGCGCCGCGCACGTCCTATCGCCACCTGCAAACACGCAAACAACAGAAACACGCAAAGAGAGAAATGAACAAGACAGAAGCAATAACAAGAAGGCTTTAAAAAGCCGaaacaaatgtaaaaaaagggggggttctttttttcttttctttcttgtaACATATTCAcagaaataaaaagcaaaaatcaAAGGTGATTTTCAAGTTTTGTTTCGATTTCaatctttccttttattttatcattgtttttactttttattttacttaacgAAAAAAAGACAAAACTCACCGTGACGGAGTTTCAAATGCCGATCCGGCGCTTCGTCGGTTGTCGTAGGTGGTGGCGGTGCGGCGAGCGCAAAGTCGGCGCTAAGAAGACCCAAGGGTCgggtttttgagagaaaaaaagaaaggtttttgaatttttttttaaaacaatggtgaaatgaaaaaataaaaatggtgttTAAATAGCAATAGAAAACACGCCGTTTGCCATTAGGTCAGcgccaaacgacgccgtttggcCTCGACCCATGATGACCGACCCTAGGGAGGATCCGTGTGTTTTGACTCTCGGGTTATTTGCGCAATTGGTCCCTCCGATTTTGTGGCGCTTTCAAGGAAGTTTTTcgcatattttcaattttggccATGAATTTTTGCATCTGTTTCGATTTGGTCCCTCGACCATTTCACtggaacggcgtcgtttggtcAGCGAGGGAATAtttccattttggtccctcCTCTTTCAGTGcgtgttacaatttagtctttttagtctttttatttcgAATCtgcccaatttttttattttatttcgatttggtcctctttttagtacttttgttattttgttcgttatttttgtattatgataataataattattattattattattattattactattaaatgttattagttttattttcctatCGTATTCGTTActattttgtttgttaattagttgcatattatttttagctttattttattctctatatatacatatacacacacatatacatCATGCATTTACATGTCTTTATAGtaacttattttatatacatataaacatatatataaatatttttgtattctataatttatatacatatatttgcacactcatatatatctatatatatatattttaaaatacatgtaCATAAAATATGCTTTCATACatctttataatatatatacttacttatactttatactttatactttcaaaatatacattttgtttatattctttatattttataatatattttatacataggtattttatatatatatatatattataattcacatatgcatacatattttaatttatatctatatacatatatgtccctttatatttttaattgtattcacttttatttatttcattttcatttattatcttGAAgcgaatgttttaattttattcgtttatATACGTTGTTATTTGGTATGTTGtaaatttgatcttttatttatcttatattgTGCTATTGCTCGTATCATTTTATACTTTCGTATTCATTATGATTCCGTCATGCATAACAACAATGTAATTTGTTTTCACATTCTTTACTACGACttcgtgttttattttactcgatataacaaaatttgttttgaataaatactatttcgtgtttagatttgagagaatcgtaccctaacttactgggtttcgatttttgcaataaatctaaatttacgaatctttttaaactcaagttttaaatgatctcgggattTAAAATAGATCacgtcctaacttactggtcgtgaccTTATTTTTAAATCCGAGATGGCTAAAAAATCttctaaataagtaaatttcagcatttttcattcgcgtatcgggaattcgagacattgtgtcctaacttactggatatgatcctctttctcgaataacgtgaaacatgcttctttttctaaaaattttcaacgttttaacaaggatcgtatttttaaaattttctaaaattctcaattttcgacattaaaacattaagtaatcaactaaggtaccaattttgggcgtatcgagggtgctaatccttcctcgtgcgtaaccgactcccgaacccgttttctaaattttgtggaccaaaatcgttgttttaataaaatcaaattatttattaaaaacaacctttttcaaggtgacccaatcacacctcaaaaaggaatggtggcgactcccgtttttattttcaaaatccaagtcgaccccgttttcaatccaaaaaaatggtgtcaacacacATCATTATAAACATTGCCAAGGAAACAACACAAGGAATCAAATGGTACATGCGACTGCGCTGAATCAACAAGAAGTTTCTTCCAAATAATTAAGAAGAATAGAAGGAGTGCAATTTTTGTCTAACACATACTCCTTCCAATACTACTAAAATTTATGGGGCTTTGACTCCAACATCGACTTTGACACCATCGTCCCAAATTTGGTCATCTCAACCGATGTTGTGGCACTGCCTGCTTCCAGTAGTCTCAAAGATGAGGAAGTCTTCCACACCCCTCCTGAGTCTACGTCAACTCTTGCCTCCTTCGATAACTACAACAACAATGATGATCCAATTATCGATGATCGTGACAGAAACTATGACAAACAGAAGCAGGAAGAGGACAAAGAGGGGTACGAAAGAATATGTACAGGAATCTAAGTCAAGAATTGCATATTAGTTGTGGTTCATTTtctatgtatatatttaaatcttGTAATACTTGTGTTTTTAAGTTCCATATGTTTCAAAAAGAAGTATACTAGTTGATTGTAGATTAACTAAATATGAGGCTTAAATTAAATGGATAGAAAACTAGACACCTCTAAACAATTTGTTCCTTCAAATTAGGACAAATTTATATCCTTTCCATGTGTTATCAACACCTATCAAGTTACCTTGGAAAGTGATATGTCCCATTAAGAATGATCAAAGACTATTTTGTGAATTCTTTTAGAgacttattttagtttctaatcTTCTCACATTTTAGTTTCTAATCTTACTTCTTAAGTACATGATCACATTACTGCAACGATCTGATTAATTTGAGTTTCTTgctatttatatatgttttgtagaACAATCACTGAAATTTCTGTTAACTTATTCGAATTATTAGGTCATTGGATTTATATTGAATTGGCTTTCTCTTACATattacaaaattcaatataGTGTTACATTGGATATTGTGaatatattccatatattttaaatatatcatatattatatatatttaaaaagagtGATTCAAATTAATGCGGTGTATAACATATATTTAAGACATGGGTAATTCAAAagttcttttatattattttacaatgTTCATCACTACAATTTTATGGATAAGACGTGGATAAGTCTTACCTCGAGAACAAGTGAAGAATACATAATTGGGGTAACCAATTTCTTAGATTATGCTTTTGTCACACTTAGTTTTCACTAAAGTCCCGAATTTAAAGGGGAGTTGGGAGttgattgaataaaatggtAAGTTGTTAGGTCCTACTaagaaatttggaaattttagtgGCTGATTGGCAATTAgttgagttttaattttggttcgATTTAGTTGGACCTGGCTAGTTCCATAGTGAGAGACAAAATGATTACCAGTGGATGGCTAAATTGAGGCTTGGTGATCGTGCATGAAGAGTTATATCTATATGGGTGAGAAGCCTTATTCAGCAGAGGAAAATTCTTCCCAGTTctgttaatattttttcatttgcaTCATCTTCTTCGATTGCTCTGAAGAAGAGAAAGTTAAATAAAGCTTTGCATAGGACGATAAATGTCAGACTTGAGTCTGGAAAGTAGAGAATCTAGTAAGCTGGTAAGCTCCTAAGTTTCACTGTACTCGTGAATTAGATGAAAAGAGAATTAAGGATTCCTGGAAAGCTTCTGTATAATTACCTAACTTTATGCTAGCCAAATTGAGAACAACATATACCATAAGTTGTTCTTAACTAGATTACCCAAAAACATAACCACAACTTCACAAATTGCACTTACATTTATCACCATACCTAGTAACCATGTAATTATCATCACATTACAATCAACATCAATTAAAGATTAACTAGGTACATACttcacatatttacatatcaaacGAGGTCATTAACATAAcaacctattacatgccatataatccaaaataaacGTTCAAAATCTCCCGCAGTcagatggatagtgtgacttgagtgttGATCCGGTCTTCTGTCCCACGAAAAGATACCTACAAGAAAATGCAAatcacacaagtaagcttattgaagcttagtaagttcgacggACAGAAACAATGAATCTTACCGAaataaacataacaatttaatcaaaaacaATTCCACAACTAATGTTTCCTGTCATCCACAATTTCAAACTAGTGAATTACATAGCTCAATTCAATTCTCAAATATTAATTTCCGAAAAGCATACATGTCCACAACAAAATCACTTTAGGATATCAAGTACAAAACATGCCATGCAAAGTCTTTAAACAAGTAATTAATCCAATAATTACGACCTGATGAACAACTTATAGATACGAGTACACAAGTAGTCCAATCGAAACACACCAagcgctcataagagctaatctaACCGATAACACATCTCGGCATTAAGTGCCTATCCCATAGGCCAACATCCCTCCAAAACACACCTTGGCACTAAGTGCCAGCCCAAAGGCTTTACATCTGCCCCCGGTAACACGTCAGAATCAAGGAATAATACGTGATTATTCGCAACAAATACTGAACCTCAGTATACTCgagaaaaatgtataaaatcacattgCATCAATCTCCTGTCCAACCCCATATAACACTCTATCATTCAGTTGTACTCGATCACGCGTTCATCCGGCCCAAACATCgcaattcaatataaatttccCGAATAATTTTACATTACAAAAATAATGTTTAACATCACAATTCCATACAAtatcattatataattcatatagATGTTAAATTACAAGCCGAATAAACTTACCTAGACTGAATTGTAGTAGTTGCAGAAGTTCATGGGCTATTctgtaatttttcctttttcacgtAAATCAATAGGGTCTAAatctaaaaatgtaaaattttccttttattagctaatttttaaaattctaattgattctaaaatttttaccctttatttttcaaaattacacaattgccctaacttttacaatttaaacaatttagtcccttaacccataatcaaaaattgagaattctttaaaattcaagtttcaaCCAATTACTCAAGGCCTCCAAAAAGTCTTAATTATACCTCTAATTCAccatcaaaccctaaaatttggatattttaacaatttaatccttaaatcaaaaactaataaaaattacttcacaaaacaaccaaatactACAATCAAAGattcaaacacataattatgataaaaaaaaaacaaccaagATTCATTAATGgcaacttctaaaatttttaacagattcaaaaattaaggtacgggctagttggacctagttgtaacgatctcaaaaacataaaattacaagaaataggTGAGAATTGAGCTCACATGCACCAAGGAAATGAAAATCAAAGCTTGGAGCCCTCTTTCAAGGTTAGAGACGTTGGTTTTGAGGAGGAACTGGATTCTAACTCAGTTTTTGCTATCACTTTTAACAATGTTCAGGTTATCATACCTATTATTGACCAAGAAGTGAATTCAGTACCTCAACAAGAAAATGCTGAACAACTCCCTATTCAAGATGAGGTAATTGTTCCAAAAGAACAAACTCAATAATCTCAAGAaaaaatgtcattaaggagGTCCACgagagaaatgagaaatgttATTTCAGATGAATATGTTGTATTTCTCCAAGAACATGAGGATGACAATGGAATGATCGAAGATGGTCCAATCAACTTTCGTCAAGCCATGAAAAGTTCTAATTCTCAAAAGTGGATTGATGGCATGTAAGAAGAGTACAAGTCTATGCAAGACAATAAAGTTTGGGAACTTGTCTCACTACCTGAAAGTGCAAAACCAATTGGCTGTAAATGGATATTTAAAATCAAGAGGGATGAAAATAGTAACATGGAGAGGTATAAGGCACATCTTGTAGCTAAAGGATATGCTCAGAAAGAATGTATTGATTTTACAGAGACTTTCTCTCCAGTTTCATCAAAAGACTCTTTTAGGACAATCATGACGCTTGTTACTCATCTTGATCTTGAGTTACATTAGATGGATGTTAAGACTGGGTTTTTCAATAGTatgtaacgacccaaaatccGTAGGCACCGAAAAAGTGTGTTATCgagcctccgtcttagtaaaccgagtccgtaaataattattaggagTAATTATGAGTTTGGTTGAGTGTCTAATTAGGTATTAATTGAgtgaatttagtctaattaagaataattaggaaaaaggactaaatagaataaagtataaaatttaattatagattaaaataaaataaaggggaTTAAATAGGAAATTATGCCTATTTCATTAGACGAGGCGGCAAATGGGAAGATTTTTTTGATTATgtattatacataaatattattatggttttataataaaatagtgATAAATGTCTGGTAGTGATAATAAACATGtgtaaaatacatgaaaatacacttgtaatatatttgtatattttcttaaataataagcaaaagatatttattagttattattatattataaaacaaaataaataaagacaagTGTAAGGTGATGATAAAATACAAGTGTgttcattaaaatatattaaaatatgtatatttgtaatatatgtattaaatttacttattatttaagtaatagatatttgttataattatatatattatattattgttaaattaataaacaaatataatataaagaaagtaaaaaggactaaaagggcaattaaaccaaaaacatAAGTTGAAACggttaatctttaaaaaaatctgagatatttaagtttaatgaatatattatattatttagtaattaagatatttattatgttttatttcatatattatattattatattatatatatagtaaagtaacgaaagaaaaaaaaaaggttaatagaaacaaaatagGGGACGAAACagaaagcaaagaaaaagagaaaagaaaagaagtttgGGGTTTTCAAGGTCCAATTCtaaattggtaagtcaatttaagggtctgtttgattgacggaattgattttccgaaaaatcatttccaacttttccagcgtttgattggcggaaaacattttctatttggaaaatgaactccaaaacaaggaaaaatgggttacattttagggaaaatgtcttaccctttcaatttacgtaagacattttccgtgctctcctctctatcgcctccttcattccttccttcatttccgtaGAAAACCGCttcatttatcgattttccaagaacttgttttttaattattcaatacttgttttttaacacaattacaaataatttatttgatattagtttttcaatttataacgattaatattgtagcttaataattaagtattattataaataaatcattgcaatatatgtaaaaataatttaaaatataaaaatttattaatatatattaatatatgtaaaacaacttttcgaaaaatattttcaaaaatcgcatagcgcagaaaatattttacatgattcaatcaaacaccgtaaaatatttttcaagaaatcattttgagaaaagtaaaatattttccaaatcattttacggaaaatattttcttggcaatcaaacagaccctaagtctttttcttgtaattttgagtttt
The window above is part of the Gossypium raimondii isolate GPD5lz chromosome 9, ASM2569854v1, whole genome shotgun sequence genome. Proteins encoded here:
- the LOC128032545 gene encoding uncharacterized mitochondrial protein AtMg00820-like yields the protein MHQGNENQSLEPSFKVRDVGFEEELDSNSVFAITFNNVQVIIPIIDQEVNSVPQQENAEQLPIQDERDENSNMERYKAHLVAKGYAQKECIDFTETFSPVSSKDSFRTIMTLVTHLDLELH